One Polypterus senegalus isolate Bchr_013 chromosome 10, ASM1683550v1, whole genome shotgun sequence DNA segment encodes these proteins:
- the LOC120536509 gene encoding E3 ubiquitin/ISG15 ligase TRIM25-like: MAVVQLSVSADQYTCSVCLEVMKEPVTIPCGHSYCMGCINDYWDKSEKEGAYNCPQCRRAFNVRPELNRSTILTDLLEKVKDVRADVNLSESYAGPDDVCCDVCPVKKLRAVKTCITCLVSYCDIHLQPHRESGAYKRHKLEEPTENLEEKLCAKHQKVLEIFCRTDGTCVCLLCVATEHKSHDTVTPEEERAGRESQLENKKTEMKNQIEEKEEELEEIKETIERIKSSADTEVQEHEETFKSVLEYALKLRSAVTEVIRDYESKELRKAEQLMERLEKEIQELKKRDTELLELSQTEDHIHFLKKFPSFCDPPTEGDTPDITVNKNFLPMSLCMNLSALKRSLEVIKDWEICEADDFETIQSYDSDSSDIFE; encoded by the exons ATGGCGGTAGTTCAGCTTTCCGTGTCCGCTGATCAGTATACTTGTTCGGTGTGTCTGGAGGTAATGAAGGAGCCCGTCACCATCCCGTGTGGACACAGCTACTGCATGGGCTGTATTAATGACTACTGGGACAAGTCGGAGAAGGAGGGGGCCTACAACTGTCCTCAGTGCAGGAGAGCATTTAACGTGAGACCGGAGCTCAACAGAAGCACCATATTAACGGATCTGCTAGAGAAAGTGAAAGACGTGCGAGCAGATGTGAATCTGTCCGAGAGTTACGCCGGACCTGACGATGTGTGCTGTGATGTTTGTCCAGTTAAAAAACTGAGAGCCGTGAAGACCTGCATAACCTGCTTGGTGTCCTACTGCGACATTCATCTCCAACCCCACCGGGAGTCCGGAGCCTATAAAAGACACAAACTAGAGGAGCCGACCGAAAATCTGGAAGAAAAACTCTGTGCAAAACACCAGAAAGTTCTGGAAATCTTCTGTAGGACCGACGGGACCTGCGTCTGCTTACTGTGTGTGGCGACAGAGCACAAGAGTCACGACACGGTGACACCTGAAGAGGAGAGAGCAGGAAGAGAG AGTCAGttggaaaataaaaagacagaaatgaaaaatcaaattgAGGAGAAGGAAGAGGAATTGGAGGAGATAAAAGAGACAATAGAGAGAATTAAG AGCTCTGCAGACACAGAAGTGCAGGAACACGAGGAGACCTTCAAGTCTGTACTTGAGTATGCTTTGAAGCTGAGGTCAGCAGTCACGGAGGTCATTAGAGATTATGAGAGTAAGGAACTGAGAAAGGCTGAACAGCTCATGGAGCGACTTGAGAAGGAGATTCAAGAGCTGAAGAAGAGAGACACTGAGCTGCTTGAGCTTTCACAGACAGAGGACCACATCCACTTCTTGAAG AAGTTCCCATCTTTCTGTGATCCTCCTACTGAGGGAGATACACCTGACATCACTGTTAATAAGAATTTTCTTCCTATGAGTCTGTGCATGAATCTGTCTGCTCTGAAGAGGAGTCTTGAGGTGATCAAGGACTGGGAGATCTGTGAGGCTG ACGACTTTGAGACCATACAATCTTATGACTCTGACAGTTCTGACATCTTTGAGTAA